The genome window aatactaagtacattttttatcattaatataatcgtgtattgagtaatatgccttatgtATCAATGTTGTTGTATGTGCAAACATACACAAAGATAAACAATGAAACATTCACTTCCTACCAACTTTTTATAAAAGTGTCGTTCCGTGAACTCGTCATCATTCACTCATGATCATTCActctattttaattcatttttttttaaataacttatataaatgtgaAGTTTGTCTCGATGTAAATGAAACacttgttttattgtaataataattcaaacaaaaaaaaagtttccggGATCCTTATAGAAAGTCAGCCTTGTAAGCAAAACGATTAgaatgtaaaagttttttttcgtgctgagtgttattttaattaagttaagatGTACACTAAAAATGACCTTCTATCGATCCATGAATTGATTAATGAGACAaaagataaaaagtaaattaaaaaggaaaCTTGACCTCGAacggctttattattattatgctgttattattaaaataatgtcttaaaCAAATAGGGAGCGATTTCAATGGCACTGTTtaagtacaattttataaaagttgaaaaaaaaagcataatttgAGAGCAAATATGGTTTCATTTTCACTGATATAACTGTCACTTTGTATTTGCACAAAAatgattcatttcattcataattCCAATAAAAACTTGTTGCCATAGTTTCCTGTTTTGCTTAAGTTGCagcttaaagtaaaaatataaaaagcatgAATCTTCCTCACTTCTAATCTTAAATCTGTCATGTTTTCTATGCCTTTCGATAGAAGATTCTTCTCTTTGCGTAGACGAATTATTTCTATTCTTAAAAGACGGATGTCCTCCACTCTTTGCTCGTATTGACGTTCccctaaaatatacaaatttaaacgaATGAGACCTAAAATGTTTACATTGTTGACTGCTTACATTCTTCAAGTAATTTGTATCACCATATTACGCATTTCCTAAAAGAAATGGTAATTGTCAAGTGTCAACAATTCCAAATCATGTAACTACTATAACACGAAAATATAAGCATTATATGAATGGATTttagtaatgtaaatatatttttatttttgcattaattatacttatttaaagtgAACGTTAATAGATTATGCATTTAAATTTGgacaaaaatgaataatattaattagaatattcgTCTGTCAATCAACAAAAGTTAAACGTGGTTAAAGGTTCAAATTCTGGCAggatttttctgtattttttttacgcattaacaaattaataagcattatttattatatatattatatcaccgCGACTTCATTGCAATGATTTTATTAACTTGAACTGCGAGTACAAACTACTTGACCGCActgtattttagtaaataaagaaatattccaTCCTAATGATTACATTGCGATATCCATAGCAAAGTTgagtatttactttaaataaaagcttatgattgaaaatatttattactagttgtcgcccgtggctttgctcgtgttttagggggATGTTCGTCAGGTATTAGGTgtcggaaaaaataaataaatctcggagttcaagcttgctctATACAAATCCAGTTCAATGAtttggccatgaaagagcaacagacagacagacagggttactttcgcatttagaatattagtatagattactaTGATCGTCTTATACTTTTAGTGCGTTTGGGTAATATGGGCAGCGAAGTAACATCGTACTGATCGAATTTCCGGCTGATTTGATCACTTTTTATATCTTTCCAGTCAATAGAAGCAGAAGTTTTATTAGCTTGTATTGCCTGGAgaagaaaatcaataaaaaggTGCTCGATCTTATCGATTTAAATAATCtagttatcaataaatataattaaaataatgttaccagtacactattatatttatttgttgaatttgCTAATAACTTTCAACACCACGGTTGGTTATTACacaaaaagacaaataaacaaaagtattcgCGTGATAAAGCGCCTCACCTCTGTGTAGCGTTACTTCTAAAATACGTATCTTCTCGTAGAGTAAAGATATCTCATCGTTTCTACGGACGAGCTGCGCCCCGACGACGTCCCGTTCGTTTATTAAACCTTCTAGCTCTTTCATTAGCTTAGCTCTCGCTGTGTCACCTTCCTgtgatgatatttattttattatatccgtTATAGTTATTTATGTGGTCACTCCGTATGTCTAATGGCGATGTCAGGTTTTACGCTAATGTAAatcattattacaaataaatagctTTACCTTGAACTAATTTCGGTATCGTCATTACAATTTGTGGATCTACTCAAACttgattcatattatatatttttatgttgatattttgtaattttaaaataactggtCACCTCTAATTATTCATAAGAAATgtaagtgttatttattatcaatattctaatttaatttacaaaaaataaagattttaatcaataaagttaacccatcttagttccctatgtcactattggcgatgtaaggaatggtcccTATAATGGTGGTGACCTACTTGCCGAAAAAAATAGCTCTCCTTGAAGTAATTTTGATATCgttattacaagtttttttagtttattttttatcttcattgaaacatatttatattcccTATTTAATAATaccgataaaaatattaccggTAAAATAGAGTATCCTTAAACCGTCAACTAGAATAATATAAACGATTATTTAATACTTGCATAACATCTTGCAAGTTGCAGGAATCTTTGGTATGCGAACTCAATCGAACGGTAGGGTTGCCGCCTTACtgaattattttagtgaaatcaaatcaatcaaatcaaattcaataaaagcATGACACCTACTAATCGATTGTCGTATTAAACACTAACATCGGTTTGCAAAGGAAATGATCGTCCGACCGATTTCTACCAACTACCAACTACCCGGGATATATTATAgttgcacaagtgtgtgcacaaacacagttGCACCctctattccgtcactctcataatccgatgggacggcaaatttgacacgaccggaaagagttaacgcgcaggaccaacggcttaacGTGCTATCCGAGGCACGGGTACACTACactacacacttccaacttctaaACTGGGCCGTTACTGTGAatatttcgacagaaaaacccaatgacTTTTTATCCGCCCGATCTGGAGTTCGAATCCAGAACTGGGAACCGTTGCCTTATATCAAGCCATTAGATCAACGAAGCAGTCGGCCTTgccagtataatattaaataataatatagtcctAATCGAAACCAAGTTGACAGAGTAAAACAGAGCACATATATACACCATCGTCATCAATTTCTTTATGCCATAACAAACCGTACCAATCAACTAGATTTGTTTTCATGTTGGTTAAATCTGCAATTTTGCGAACACTTGAGCCATCTCTCGTAATGGACACGGGCGAGTGAGTGATGACTCtgcattattaatttttacaaatagtcATAAAACGATTAGAAAACCCTATTCGTTTGTATCAGTTTCTATCAATTAAGATTCCAAAAGATGACGTACGTGTCATATAAAGTTACATATTTATACTGATCGCTCATCAAGGTATTGCCATTCTTAGACTAGTTATAtgattgtatatgtatatatatgtatcatttCTTAGAATAAGTTCTTCATAATCGTTGCCGtgcaattaagtattttatggaaaaatgttttatattttgtagcaAAATATTTTAGGGCGGTGATGTCTGTGGTAATAGTTTGATTAGAaatgatgatttaaattttaagacattAATTTGATATGTCTTCTCCTTTTTTTgactttccatcaagtgagcctccATCCTCCAAGCCAGCCCCGTTTGCctcctatgccataaaaaatattatttcaacaaaaacaaattcaacCATTTTTACCTGAACAATTCTATTGAGTCTCGCTTCTTCTTGTCTCAACGCCGTAATATCCGCCTTCGCTTCGGATAACTTCGTCATCCCCGCTTGTACTTCAGAACGAAGCTGTTCGTTCTTCTTGTTGCATTTTACGAGCGTCCCTTCGCAGGTCTTTAAGCCGGTTTCCTTACCACTTATATCTTCTTTCAGCTGTTCTATTTGATAGGCTAACATCtagaaataagttatttatgtaaagaCTAATCCCGTGAAGTCATGACatgagattttaaatatatattttgacgcAACTTTAAGTATACCTACTTTGCTATAGCAAATCTgcgaatttttattataaataaatttaactcttTTGGAGAAGGAAAATAATTTGCACTTGATCGTTACCCCAAAAAAATGTACTGAACAcactaaaacaattttataacgtatatagctgtagaaattaatattgtcaataaaagcaaattataaGCCCTTTAAAAAACGAATCTTGAGCAcattataagtaaaaagtatttgTCTCTTCTAATTTGGTTATTTCTAGAACGCTTATTATATAAAGAGAAACCTTAAGCTTTTGTTTCAAATCCAGTATCTCATCAAGGGCTTCTGTGTAATTCTTGTGTAgcatatttctttcagcgcgcGTAGTGTCTAAAGCGACGGATAGTTTCCGCCCCTTCAGAGACTCCTCACGTAAAGCCTTTTTTAGATCCAGAATGTCTGCTGTTCGCAAACGTACTTCCTCTGCGGACAAAAAAGATAAATGTATATGTttctataagtatatattaatatatttaaatgttatatctaaatataatacacaaaaaGACTAGTATTGTATGAGGCATACCAGAAATCTCATCAATTTTTTCATTCAACGCAATTGTCTCCTCTAGCATTctgtaaaattaagaaaaaatgtattaaattttagaagAACTCTCATTGCGTTTTgtctcatttttattattccacTCACCTATCTTTGTCCTTTTCTAGCTGTCGTATTATTAAGCGCTGTTTGTTAATCTGCACTGCACTGCCTTCCAATTCATGTTCCAGCTGCTTACGTCTTTGCTCTTGACGGTTGATTATTTGCAGATTTTCCAAAGCTTCGTCTAGTTGGATCATTTATGACAATATGTATTTGAAGGAATGTTAGAGTTCAGCACTGTTTATATAAGTAGGGTTATTGTTAGGTTCTTCTTTAATAGTACAGAGGAAGATGCCATTATTTCAATAGTAAAGTtacatttattactattatatattataagaagtgCAATAACGTTTGCTTTCTGTCATGATTTAGAATATTCGGCGTCGATTTTGATCTTTCATAGATtgctttaagtttaaataaaataagcacgCATAATGCTGTACGGTAGTTCCCAAATAATGatctaaataaaactatagtTGTAATTGAAacagaaaatttaaaagaatatttaaaggcAGACTAAACGATTTATTATACGCACTCTGTATCTtctgcatatttttattgaggATATCCTTTTCCCGGTTAAGATTCTCTATCTCTCGTCGGTCCGCCTCCGCCTGTTTCTTGCCCAGCATTATTTCCCGTTCCATAACGCTTACTTGCTGGCGGAGATTCTCCCTGAGGGAAACGTTTAACAAATAGCATATTCTAACATCTCtataatatgtaatagaaaAGTAGTAAGTACAATAACcaaagtcaaatcaaaataaccctatttgtaattataaaaaaatatattcttaagcaAGTATGTTTTGGATTTTCAACATTTTCTGAGACAATCATGTAAAACGTGATCTCGCTATCTGTGTATCAGACTAACATATTACAATGTTTAGAGACGTCATTCATAATTcagtatattgatatttattcttATGAATATATTACCGATCAGATACAACACCAGCCTTTGCTTGTTCCAGCAGCTGGTATTTCTTCATTTGCTGCAGCgcttgttttgttaatttagtCACTTCGTTGCGTAATCTATTGCCGTCATCAATCATATTCTGTGGAAAATACGTATTTTTGTCAGATTCtacaatatacattatttgCACAGAaacttgtttataataaaaatgtttataagtatCGCAAAGGGATCACAGGACGCCTCTCCTCTACGGAGAACGTTTGAGGCTTAAACCAGTACGCTGCTCCATTTCGGGTTGCTATATAcaaatgtggcaaaatttcattcaaattagacacatgcatttCCTGACGACATTTTACTTCACCACCGAGTAccagatgaattattaaattatttataggaaATTCAGTGTTTGCCTTTGAACCTGCAGTCACCCGCTAAAATGCACGTTCTAACCCAGTGGTTATAACCCAGTTCTAACCCAGTATAAAACTATACTATTGGCCAGTGCCATCCGGTAATTTAGCATATAgctttattatctatataattactttaaaataatatatgtataatttctaatatattgtaaaaaagagTAAAACCTTCAACTCCTTGGTAGTGTTAGTGAGATTTTGCTTCGCCTTATCAAACTCAGCGTTAGTGACGTCCAGCTGTTGTCTGAGCTGAGCAGCTTTGAGCAAAGCAGCTTCTTGCTCCTCTTGGGCTACTTCCAACTTGTTTCCCATATCACGAAGTTGACGATCACGGCGTTCAATAGTTTTTTCGGCTTTTGAAAGCTaacattatgaataaattattatgtaactacTTACAAATTGAATCGTTGAATGAATCGGTAAATCACAcatcctttataatattttcttcactatttatttatacttcctATCAAGATTAGTCATcgattattaaaacaaacttataatcttaatagtttgtttattaGAATGCAAACTTTATTCAGCTAAGAGAATTCATCGAAGTTTATCTTATATGAGTTTACCTTCTGACACCGAAgctttttttatcgaaataattagTCTCAATCTAAAAATGATTGACATATGAATTTACCAATTACGAAACTCATTAGATTTTGTTTAGATTAACTAAATTATGAGTTTTTGCTTCTAGAACGCATTCAAGTGAGTGTGTCGTGTCTGCTATTcccaagtttattttattttatttagtataactaaatggtaaatgggccacctgatggtaagtaaacCACCACcgcatatattaaaaaaaaaatcttatctcgCTAATGCACCACTAatcttgagagctaagatgttatgtccctttcggtagttacactggctcactcacccttcaaaccggaacaaaacaatactgagtactgttgtttggcggtagaatatctgatgagtgggtggtacctacccagacgctaTAATAGCTTTTAAAGCTATTTGCCCAACCAGTGTAGTACATTCTTTTTTAAGTAGAGTCAGTTGAAATTGAACGATAAACTCAATTTCACTTTTGATATGGGAATAATGTGtcattttctttcaaaattagAGCAGTTGGGTTAAAATTTTAGACTACTAGCTACAGGAGCATTACTCAgggttacaaaataaaaaataaagtggaAATTTGTAGAAACGGGAAGTGAAAATGCATCCTGtgtatatttttcgtttttttttctaaatggtcataatttttaaaatacgtggcatagattttttttttgatttttctgATAACTGTTATAATCTGGCCTATCACCCGTTACCGGCTTGACGTCGCATTACGGGACACCatgtataaactataataaaactataaagtgATGGAATATTTCTGAATAGGTCATAATTTTTAGTGTTATTAAAGTTATCATTTGCTttaggtaaaataataaatcaaacacaaaCTTTATCATTAAGACTATTAATAGCATTTCCTCGATTTTCCATTTCCGCCTTCAGCGTCGCGCTCTCTCCCTTCAAATGCTCGACCAGACGGTTCTGTCGCACCGCGTTATTGTCTGCTTcctaaaacattataattatatttaaatttataacacaactAAAGCATAActaatcatacatatatatatcatcatatatatatatatatatatgttatgttaaaacaCAAGATTTCCTTCGAGTCATATGTTAACAGTTAATTTATCAGatgaatatgatgatgatgtccccTTGACCGATTTCGCTCTGGGCGACCAATTTCAAGGGACATACCCAACTACGCAGTTACGCAATTACAGTACACGATTGTGTGCCCAAATATTGATGCGCTTTCTATTTCCTCACTCTCCGGAACCGGAAGCAGTATTGGGAGGCCTTCCGTGACGTCCGAGAATTAAAAAATCGTATGAATAGGCGTCATTTAGAATGGTTTGATCCACGTCCCATAGTTTTACTAGGACCAGTGAAAATACCATtgtctttttgttttataatataaaccaatAATTAGTTTAtgcaaatgtttttgttaaaataaatttattttaaagtggtATTGAAAGAAAACTGATTAGTTTCAGTTGAGAGttaagaataacatttaatgaaataagttaaatacaataaataaaataagttagtcACAGTGACATATCTTGAACTTgcctactttttatatattttgtaaaaaaaaaacacttaaatttaaaactagatattttttgtattgatataaatagCTTGATAGACATTTAATTATCCTTGAACTAATCAAATGTCTGAGAAACACGTTTCTGTCCGTCAAATTTTgactaattcaaattattaataatacacgctctcaaataaaaataaatcaagtacCTATTACTAACATACAGAGGTGACAGAGGCATCAATGATTATCCAGGGAATAAAAATACCGACCATATCGTAAGAGCGCGACTTTCTATACGAGACCAACATTACCGTCACGTTGTCAGTGGGAGGGATGTAgttcaataaaattactattttggCGACTAAATTGTTACcacggtaaataaataaagatcaacattttgtaaaattataggAATTACTTTGTCTTAAAGACCTCAAAGACCACGTGTCTTCAAAATCATTCATTCAATCTACATTACACTACAAATTGACACTTATTGGAAAGGCGTTAAATCTGTTTACCTCCAACTGTTCTTCCATTTTAGCAATCGTCTCTTCAGCATTGGTGTTCTTCTGGTCCAGTTCTTCGATGTAACTCAGAGCGTTGGTCAGCCTTTGCTTAACACCATCCAACTCACCCTGGAGCCGAGCCTTCTCTTTTTCAAACTTCTCTTTCTCTTTAACTGCTGACGTCGCACCGCTTTACGAAAATCAAATTAATGGATCGTTAAAAGGCGTAAATTCCATTCAAATGTGGATTTAATACTTTACGAAAGGTCAAGTATTGGATTTTGAGTTGTTTTAAACAATTACCTGTTTCTAACAACTCGAATATTCTAAAGTTACTTATGTCATAATGAAGGTTAAATATATGAAGACATGTTGGACGTCTTTATTTTCACTGCCAAAAGAGAAATTACTTTAAGTTTAATCGAATGTTTGAGATGAAACTCCAAATCAAAATGAACTTCAGTTTTTTTCTAGGAACCCTCACTTCTGGTATTTTCATGTCCTAGCCAATTCAATTCATTATAGATTTTAGTtactaaaaagaaaattttgccATTTACTATTCCCTATCTTtcgcataataataattattataattaattattgaaaaaatcgtTGAATTATcttgatttatgttttattgttacataatatattattatttcaaacgtCTTTATAGTAATGTTCTATTACTAATAAGAAATTTTCTTTAATGTGAATAGGTTAATATTGAGATCTTTAAACGAATTCATAAACCCAAAAACATACCACCTtaaccttaaatataattatgaaagttatttcattaatttaaaaatatttacgttttattgtatttactcACGCATCATCGTCACCAGCTCGTTTCCTCGCGTCAAGTTCCTTCTCCAACCGGGTCACCGTTTTCTTCATGGTTTCCAGACTTTCGACACTAGCCAATTCCCTCGCGTGCATCGCATCGGCGAGAGCTCGAGCGTCATCTTAGGTGAAATATTCAGTCAGTAAATCAGAGTGCACACTTACGGAGTTATGCTAAGAACAATTGATGACCTTCATAAAGGTTAATTACGCTGTCACTTAAATATCCTGTCTTGCGCAGTCATTTGCTTTTTGACATACGAATTTATtgggttattttataatataactagatGGACGGGCAAGCTGATTGTGATTACCACCGCCGGTAGGCATTGAGGCACCGATGTGAGAGATATtacgccaccagccttgggaattaagatgttatgtccctagtagTTTACTGTAGAGTGTTacttacactggttcacttattcttcaaaccggaacatgacAACAGCAATACCTAGgaaggtattgctgtttggccgtagaatatctaataagtgGGACCTATCCCGACGGCCGTGTACAAATTCTTCCAATTAATTTTGTCTCAAGCTTCGTTTCCTAGTTAGAAAAGGCATTTAATTGCTTTATCTcatcatatacatttttaatttattatttttttatttctaaatatgttTGTGTACTAGTCTTTAGTAAATCTATATCTATCTGTGTGTCTATACACAGTTGGCAGAAGTTCATTCGGTACATGCAAGTTTGCAAGAGTTGAATCGAAACTTAGTGTTGCTTTTAACGGGGTTCAGGGTTTCGAcaactacatatataattactataatactATGTTAATGCTATACTTCtataacgttaaatattttaagttagatTATTATCATCCTTTTCCAATACAGATTTTCTTTTGTACTTAAATTTTCTCCAAAGAAATTCACGATCATGTTCGTTCGTGTTGGTAATCTttcttaattttacatttttataataataagtataatatactgATGCGAATCGTCGactaatacaattaaatcaacACTATAACTATACTATACTACAGTCCTTATTTCTAGTTTACTACACTCGCTCTTTAGAATTTACAAAGACTAAAAGTATTTTACCGATTTCGGCTCTTAATCGTTCGACGGTTTTAGAGGAGTCGGAAATCTCAGTCAAATATTCGGACACCATTGCGTCGTATCGTGACAGCCTGTTCTGTTATAAacaaaatgcaaattaaaaaaaattgtaatagaatAATGTCTTCCTTAggattattagaatatatatcataaagcCTGAAACGCTtctttatcatctatataatataaagtacataCAATTTCACtacttcgttggtctagtgactgatatagatataaggccgcagatccagAGGTGTGTACTGGGTTCAAAATCTACGTCGGGCCGATATAAAGTTActgggtttttctatcgaataaaaattcattacCAGCCCGAAGTCTAGAAATTTTAAGTTTACACTAGCATGCCTCCGAAAGCACGTACAATCGTGGGTCCAGCGCGTGAACTCTTTCCAGATGTGACGAATgtgccgtctcatcggattataagagtgaagGAACAGAAAGAGCACCTGtgttgcgcacacacttgtgtgtgtatgtgtcctgcgcagttggctggtctcttaaatatatttaaataaaatatgatttgtaTAAAACGTAGTGcctatcttaatttttttctaaatcaaaattgtttattcgatatagaagcacttgcttattgatagctAGTCAAAATGTACCGCCgtttcggaatttaacacctcggatcTGAGAAGAAaaggcgaaagaaactcagcgggatatatatttattttatttccaagttacatgtacaataaataaacatatttttgttattttgaaacagcctggaggcgatcgtcTCATTCCTAAGGTGAAGTATAATAATTGGAAATAACAACTGTTCAGCTGATAATAGATAGAGGAACGTAAAAACGTTCAGGATCGTTTTTATCGAATTGCTACAGATAAACAATAAGCTATACATTGATTGAAAATGAAAACTAgttggttttaataaattattttcaattgacAAAACAAATGTATTCACTAAAACATATCTATTTCTTAATTCCGTTAATCCCAATGAACTGGGACACCTGATTGTATTTGGTCAAGGTTTTCcgacaaatcaaatttacattACCTTGAGGCTGCTAAGTTTTTCTTGATGACAGACATTCTCTTCTTTCATCTTGAAATACGAATCATAGAGTTTAGTGTACACGTCGGCATACTGTTTGAGACCTTCGGCTTCTCGCAACTGTTCTAATatctgatataaaattaaaaaaatatttagagcgTAGTAAAAATTGACTATCTccttgtaagaaattattaataagaataaacattttaaataacaatagatttGTTAtagaggaaataaaaaaaaaagtgttggtACTGGAATCAATGTAGAAGCTAGACAGCTTAGAAGTTAGATAGCCAACTTTACGTTACAAATTacgtttatgtataatataaatatgtctgtattttaaacgattttacactgaaatacaagtaattattaataagtcttATTAATGAATAACAAAGGAGCTTAAATTTTGGAGCAAAACATATTCTCAATACATA of Vanessa tameamea isolate UH-Manoa-2023 chromosome 24, ilVanTame1 primary haplotype, whole genome shotgun sequence contains these proteins:
- the LOC113398085 gene encoding cilia- and flagella-associated protein 58-like, producing the protein MEKQDDDDEFGAAITIGSETTEAEKEFERILEQLREAEGLKQYADVYTKLYDSYFKMKEENVCHQEKLSSLKNRLSRYDAMVSEYLTEISDSSKTVERLRAEIDDARALADAMHARELASVESLETMKKTVTRLEKELDARKRAGDDDAGATSAVKEKEKFEKEKARLQGELDGVKQRLTNALSYIEELDQKNTNAEETIAKMEEQLEEADNNAVRQNRLVEHLKGESATLKAEMENRGNAINSLNDKLSKAEKTIERRDRQLRDMGNKLEVAQEEQEAALLKAAQLRQQLDVTNAEFDKAKQNLTNTTKELKNMIDDGNRLRNEVTKLTKQALQQMKKYQLLEQAKAGVVSDRENLRQQVSVMEREIMLGKKQAEADRREIENLNREKDILNKNMQKIQNEALENLQIINRQEQRRKQLEHELEGSAVQINKQRLIIRQLEKDKDRMLEETIALNEKIDEISEEVRLRTADILDLKKALREESLKGRKLSVALDTTRAERNMLHKNYTEALDEILDLKQKLKMLAYQIEQLKEDISGKETGLKTCEGTLVKCNKKNEQLRSEVQAGMTKLSEAKADITALRQEEARLNRIVQEGDTARAKLMKELEGLINERDVVGAQLVRRNDEISLLYEKIRILEVTLHRGERQYEQRVEDIRLLRIEIIRLRKEKNLLSKGIENMTDLRLEVFNLERELGRERLRVRALEEALETPLNVHRWRKLQGTDPESVHLTQKLRLTQKKVLAQSEMLVLRDRELKETKNLYSAVKDMLALQPSPEIQQTLNRTQRALAQRTTKMKCLIAELNMRERQVTDLRLELDRLNGELNSSKQKYFDMKRALDAEEARRLRVPTPVTPELK